The sequence AAAGACTTTCTTGCACTCAACGTGGCTTTTAACCTTCTTGGTGGGATAATTGCCGGTCTTTTAGTGGGCTATGCCTTTGACAAGTGGCTTATGGAAGGTCTTTTGGGTTTAAAAACTTTCCCATTTGGACTGCTCTTTTTCCTTTTTGTGGGTATAATCTCGGGTTTTAGGAATGCATACAGGGATTTGAAAAGAATTGAATGAGCTTTTCCTTTACTTGTGTGGGTATGGAACATATCTTCCCTTCCTTTACGGTGCAGTGCTTTGTGCTACCCTTCGCCTTTATCCTTTCTGAAGACCTAAGAAGGTATTGGAAAGAAAAGGTAAAACGGTCTAAGTGTAGGAGGGTGAGCTCAATTTCAAACTCTTCGTCATAACGCAGAGGTTTTATAAATTCGCAATTTGCAGAAAGTAAGACCACATCTACGCCTTCCTCTCTTAGCCTTGAGTAGGGATAACCCAGAAACCTCAAAAGCTCCCCTCTCGCCTCCTCAAAGTATCTGAAATAATTAGAGTGGTGCACTATCCCTTGGGCGTCTGTTTCGTAAAACTGAACTCTCCTGCGGTATATAAACACATAGATATTTTATCCAAACCTTCCTGTTATGTAGTCTTCTGTGAGTTTCTTCTCGGGCTTTGTGAAAATCTTTTCTGTGGGTCCAAACTCCACAAGCTCTCCAAGATACATAAAGGCGGTATAGTCCGATATCCTCGCAGCCTGTTGCATGTTATGGGTCACTATCACTATGGTGACTCTTTGCTTTAACTCCACTATAAGGTCCTCTATTTTGGCAGTGGATATGGGGTCAAGGGCTGAGGTGGGCTCGTCAAAGAGAAGGACTTCGGGTTCTACCGCTATGGCTCTGGCTATACAGAGCCTTTGCTGTTGACCTCCAGAGAGGGAATAGGCGTTTGTATGAAGCCTATCCTTTACCTCATCCCAAAGTGCTGCACCTCTGAGAGCCTTTTCTACCGCTTCGTCAAGGAGTTTTTTGTTCTTTATGCCTCTTATCTTGAGACCGTAGGCTACATTTTCGTATATGCTTTTGGGAAAGGGGTTAGGCTTTTGGAAAACCATTCCTATACGCATTCTAACCCTTAGGGGGTCTGTTTTGGGGTCTACAAGGTTTATACCATCAGGATGCATTATTATCTCACCTTCGTAGCGAGCTCCTGGATATAGGTCATGCATACGGTTGAAGGCTCTAAGAAGAGTGGTTTTGCCACAGCCAGAGGGTCCTATTATGGCGGTTACTTTCTTTTCATATATGGGGAAGTTTATATTCTTTAGAGCTTGGAAACTACCATAGTAGAAGTTAAAGTTTCTCACTTCCAGCTTAACCTTGTCTGGTCCCACACTTTGCACTTTTTTCCTCTCCTCTAACATTTTAGCAGGATTTACCATTGGTATTTCCTCCTGACTTTGTATCTAAGGTAAAAGGCTATGGAGTTCATCAAGAAGGCTATTACAAGTAGGACAAAACCTGCGGCAGC comes from Aquificaceae bacterium and encodes:
- the pstB gene encoding phosphate ABC transporter ATP-binding protein PstB, translated to MLEERKKVQSVGPDKVKLEVRNFNFYYGSFQALKNINFPIYEKKVTAIIGPSGCGKTTLLRAFNRMHDLYPGARYEGEIIMHPDGINLVDPKTDPLRVRMRIGMVFQKPNPFPKSIYENVAYGLKIRGIKNKKLLDEAVEKALRGAALWDEVKDRLHTNAYSLSGGQQQRLCIARAIAVEPEVLLFDEPTSALDPISTAKIEDLIVELKQRVTIVIVTHNMQQAARISDYTAFMYLGELVEFGPTEKIFTKPEKKLTEDYITGRFG
- a CDS encoding thioesterase family protein; its protein translation is MFIYRRRVQFYETDAQGIVHHSNYFRYFEEARGELLRFLGYPYSRLREEGVDVVLLSANCEFIKPLRYDEEFEIELTLLHLDRFTFSFQYLLRSSERIKAKGSTKHCTVKEGKICSIPTQVKEKLIQFFSNPCMHS
- a CDS encoding AtpZ/AtpI family protein, producing KDFLALNVAFNLLGGIIAGLLVGYAFDKWLMEGLLGLKTFPFGLLFFLFVGIISGFRNAYRDLKRIE